The Natronosporangium hydrolyticum nucleotide sequence CCGGCCACCTCGGTGAGGAGATCGTCCTGCGCGCCGTCGGCGGAGGCGGCGGCATGGTCGTGGGCGGGGACGTGCTGCAGTTCCGCGTCGACCGGGACCTCATCGACGACAGCGCGCTGCCGGCCACCCTCCGCCCGATCCCCGACTTCGGCGAGGTCTCGGTGACCCGTGAGTTTTCCCTGGACTTCGCCGACGATATGTGGACCATCAACGGGCTGCCGTTCGACCCGGAGCGGTTCGACGCGGAGCCAGCACTCGACAGCACCGAACGCTGGATCTTCACCAACAACACCGAGCAATCACATACGATACACATCCACGATGTCGACTGGCTGCTCGAACACCGCGATGGGCAACCGCCGCCAGCGTGGGAGAACGCGTTGAAGGAGACCTGGTTTATCGAACCGAACGAGACTATCTCGCTGATCACCACCTTCACCGGCCACACTGGCGCCTACGTGTTCCACTGCCACATGCTCGAGCACGAGGACATGATGATGATGGCGCAGTTCAACGTCTTGCCCGGCACCGAACGATCGAGGGGAGAGTACGACCATCGCCAGCCACCAAACCTCCGCTGATCTCGCCGATGGCCTGCTGGTAGGCGACTGGGAACAGTTCCGGGTGGAGCTGACCGGCTACTGCTATCGAATGCTGGGCTCCCCCTTCGACGCCGAGGACGCTGTGCAGGAGATCTTCCTTCGCGCTTGGCGCAGCCGAGCAACCTACGACCCGTCGCGCGCGTCCCGGCGTACCTGGCTCACGGCATCGCTACGAATCTGTGCCTCGACATCCTGAAGAGCGCCAACCGGCGGCGGGAACTCGCGGTCGACATGGGTCCGCCGTCTTCACCGGGCCCGGATCTGGGGACGCAGCTGCCCGAGGCCGCGTGGGTCCTGCCGATAGCCGACTCGCGCGCCATCCCGGACACCGCCGACCCCGGTGAGCGGGCGCTGCTGAGCGAGTCGATCCGGCTGGCGTTCACCGCGGCGTTGCAGCTGCTGCCCCCGCGGCAGCGAGCCATCTTGATCCTCCGGGACGTGCTGG carries:
- a CDS encoding sigma factor, translated to MLGSPFDAEDAVQEIFLRAWRSRATYDPSRASRRTWLTASLRICASTS